A portion of the Chitinispirillum alkaliphilum genome contains these proteins:
- a CDS encoding Mobile element protein, which translates to MSRKGNCWDNAVSESFFRSLKTEWYYGNVLNDINQVREELFEYIEDYYNCQRLHSTLGYCSPMEFEKLKKVKCA; encoded by the coding sequence ATGAGCCGTAAAGGAAACTGTTGGGATAATGCAGTATCAGAGTCATTTTTCAGAAGTCTTAAAACAGAGTGGTATTATGGTAATGTTTTGAATGATATTAATCAGGTAAGGGAAGAGCTTTTTGAGTACATTGAAGATTATTACAACTGTCAAAGGCTACACTCAACCTTAGGGTATTGTTCACCAATGGAATTTGAGAAACTGAAAAAAGTAAAATGTGCATAA